In Dermochelys coriacea isolate rDerCor1 chromosome 16, rDerCor1.pri.v4, whole genome shotgun sequence, one genomic interval encodes:
- the PIP5KL1 gene encoding phosphatidylinositol 4-phosphate 5-kinase-like protein 1, producing MSAAPQPGAAAGSRRAPARDRSDPAARGLGEAAAGWRGRAVMRGQAAGPAVAEDARRDWFPPAWTVCPVGYRLGFVGRNPLCQQHQQVAFTVELKPDIQREAMMDAPESTTGRRSLTLKRRFLWKLRQKWKLLGLFEINREHEFYDLTCMLKVGLRAAIQEAIDNPPADALSDADCKAVLKQAHEGFEMRTYSGPAFAHFRHSLGISEKEYQLSLSSGSTYLQFISNSKSKADFFLTNNKCFFLKTQSKREIRFLLSNLPKYIQHLERYPHSLLVKFLGVHSIIVAQEKKKYFIIMQSVFYPDERILERYDIKGCQVNRWTEPAPEGSQVIVVLKDLNFEGNSIHLGQQRSWLLCQMQLDTQFLKELNVLDYSLLVAFQALHADEKGQNLSFADIIFRTTKSLSNPESSLLTSKSGIMDEESDILMSEMVGEVDLYRLHELNSGVQDVSFQSSAKSDHDLAYILAQNRRLLPTCRSALHLLDGPELRYFMGIIDLFTVYSFPKRLEHLWKCIRYRGQTFSTVSPSDYARRLCQWVESHTV from the exons ATGTCAGCCGCTCCGCAGCCGGGAGCCGCCGCCGGGAGCCGGAGGGCGCCTGCTAGGGACAGGAGCGATCCGGCAGCCCGGGGGCtcggggaggcggcggcgggcTGGCGCGGGCGGGCAGTGATGCGGGGCCAGGCGGCGGGGCCCGCGGTTGCAGAGGACGCCCGCAGAG ACTGGTTCCCGCCGGCATGGACGGTGTGCCCCGTGGGCTACAGACTGGGGTTTGTTGGTAGGAATCCTTTGTGCCAGCAGCATCAGCAGGTAGCATTCACTGTAGAGCTGAAGCCTGACATTCAGAGAGAAGCCATG ATGGATGCCCCGGAGAGCACGACGGGCCGGAGGTCTCTCACGTTGAAGCGCAGGTTCCTTTGGAAGCTCCGCCAGAAGTGGAAGCTCCTGGGCCTCTTTGAGATCAACAGGGAGCACGAGTTTTATGACCTGACCTGCATGCTGAAGGTGGGGCTCAGGGCCGCCATCCAAGAGGCCATTGACAACCCGCCTGCG GATGCCCTGAGCGACGCAGACTGCAAGGCCGTGCTGAAGCAGGCCCATGAG GGCTTTGAGATGCGTACGTACAGTGGCCCGGCCTTCGCTCACTTCAGGCACTCGCTGGGCATATCGGAGAAGGAATATCAGCTGTCCCTGTCCTCTGGGAGCACCTACCTGCAGTTCATCAGCAACTCCAAGAGCAAGGCTGACTTCTTCCTGAC GAACAACAAATGCTTCTTCCTGAAGACTCAGAGTAAGAGAGAGATCCGGTTCCTCCTCTCCAACCTGCCCAAGTACATCCAGCACCTTGAGAGATACCCCCACTCCCTCCTCGTCAAGTTCCTGG GGGTTCACAGCATCATCGTGGCACAGGAGAAGAAG AAATACTTCATCATCATGCAGAGCGTGTTCTACCCCGATGAGAGAATCCTTGAACG GTATGACATTAAAGGGTGTCAGGTGAATCGCTGGACAGAGCCCGCCCCTGAGGGCAGCCAAGTCATCGTGGTGCTGAAGGATCTCAACTTCGAAGGAAATTCCATCCACCTGG GTCAGCAGCGCTCCTGGCTCCTATGCCAGATGCAGCTGGACACGCAGTTCCTGAAGGAGCTGAATGTGCTGGATTACAGCCTGCTGGTGGCATTTCAGGCCCTGCATGCAGACGAAAAGGGCCAGAACCTGTCCTTTGCAGACATCATTTTCAGGACCACCAA GTCCTTGAGCAATCCCGAGAGCTCCCTGCTCACCTCCAAGTCAGGGATCATGGATGAAGAGTCTGACATTCTGATGTCTGAGATGGTAGGAGAAGTCGACCTCTACCGACTGCATGAGCTGAATTCTGGGGTGCAGGACGTCAGCTTCCAAAGCAGCGCCAAGTCTGACCATGATCTGGCCTACATCCTGGCCCAGAACCGACGCTTGCTGCCCACATGCAGGAGCGCTCTGCACTTGCTTGATGGCCCGGAGCTCCGCTACTTCATGGGCATCATTGACCTGTTCACCGTGTACAGCTTCCCCAAGAGGCTCGAGCACCTGTGGAAATGCATCCGGTACCGGGGACAAACCTTCTCCACCGTCAGCCCCTCAGATTATGCCAGGCGCCTCTGCCAGTGGGTGGAATCACACACTGTATGA
- the DPM2 gene encoding dolichol phosphate-mannose biosynthesis regulatory protein isoform X2: MMQLCRGNSRDAARPKCRLLIGLVTRKCLSQATTMDQLVGFGLVAFSLLLFVYYTIWIIILPFIDSDHGIHKFFLPREYSVTIPVIAGLLLVLFVGVFVVIVMWKHRKPAKKSD, translated from the exons ATGATGCAATTGTGCCGGGGCAACTCCCGTGATGCTGCGAGGCCAAAATGCCGATTGCTGATTGGCCTGGTGACCCGGAAGTGTCTGAGCCAG GCCACAACAATGGACCAACTGGTTGGATTTGGCTTGGTAGCCTTTAGCCTCCTTCTTTTTGTTTACTACACCATCTGGATTATTATACTG CCCTTCATTGACAGCGATCATGGGATTCATAAGTTCTTCTTGCCCAGGGAGTATTCGGTTACCATTCCTGTGATCGCAGGGCTCCTTCTGGTGCTGTTTGTAG GGGTTTTTGTAGTGATTGTGATGTGGAAGCACAGAAAACCTGCAAAGAAATCAGACTGA
- the DPM2 gene encoding dolichol phosphate-mannose biosynthesis regulatory protein isoform X1 encodes MMQLCRGNSRDAARPKCRLLIGLVTRKCLSQVGGLRRSQRRRSAGTMATTMDQLVGFGLVAFSLLLFVYYTIWIIILPFIDSDHGIHKFFLPREYSVTIPVIAGLLLVLFVGVFVVIVMWKHRKPAKKSD; translated from the exons ATGATGCAATTGTGCCGGGGCAACTCCCGTGATGCTGCGAGGCCAAAATGCCGATTGCTGATTGGCCTGGTGACCCGGAAGTGTCTGAGCCAGGTGGGCGGGCTGCGGCGGAGTCAGCGGCGGCGCTCGGCGGGGACCATG GCCACAACAATGGACCAACTGGTTGGATTTGGCTTGGTAGCCTTTAGCCTCCTTCTTTTTGTTTACTACACCATCTGGATTATTATACTG CCCTTCATTGACAGCGATCATGGGATTCATAAGTTCTTCTTGCCCAGGGAGTATTCGGTTACCATTCCTGTGATCGCAGGGCTCCTTCTGGTGCTGTTTGTAG GGGTTTTTGTAGTGATTGTGATGTGGAAGCACAGAAAACCTGCAAAGAAATCAGACTGA